From the Streptomyces sp. Tu 2975 genome, one window contains:
- the dxs gene encoding 1-deoxy-D-xylulose-5-phosphate synthase, whose protein sequence is MALLSRIRGPRDLDRLGPEQLEQLAAEIRTFLVDAVSKTGGHLGPNLGVVELTIALHRVFESPKDKVLWDTGHQSYVHKLLTGRQDFSRLKMKGGLSGYPSQGESEHDVIENSHASTVLGWADGLAKANEVLKKDDHVVAVIGDGALTGGMAWEALNNIAAAKDRPLVIVVNDNERSYAPTIGGLANHLATLRTTDGYERFLARGKDLLERTPVVGKPLYGTLHGAKKGLKDFIAPQGMFEDLGLKYVGPIDGHDIEALESALARAKRFGGPVIVHCLTEKGRGYQPALADEADRFHAVGKIHPDTGLPISSSGLDWTSVFGEEMVKLGKEREDIVAITAAMLQPVGLDRFAKAFPDRVYDVGIAEQHGAVSAAGLATGGLHPVFAVYATFLNRAFDQVLMDVALHRCGVTFVLDRAGVTGTDGASHNGMWDMSILQVVPGLRIAAPRDADQVRAQLREAVEVDDAPTVVRFSKGAVGPAVKAVGKAGGMDVLRRPEADRPDVLLVSVGALAPMCLEIADLLDAQGISTTVVDPRWVKPVDEALAPLAEQHRVVVTVEDNSRVGGVGSAVAQALRDAGVDVPLRDFGIPPRFLDHASRKEVMAEIGLTAPDIARQVTGLVSKLDGRIDSEAVEPARD, encoded by the coding sequence GTGGCACTGCTTTCCCGTATCAGGGGACCGCGCGACCTGGACCGGCTCGGCCCGGAGCAGCTGGAGCAGCTGGCCGCAGAGATCCGCACCTTCCTGGTGGACGCCGTCTCCAAGACCGGTGGGCACCTCGGACCCAACCTCGGCGTGGTCGAGCTGACCATCGCCCTCCACCGTGTCTTCGAGTCCCCCAAGGACAAGGTCCTCTGGGACACCGGGCACCAGAGCTATGTCCACAAGCTGCTGACCGGCCGCCAGGACTTCTCCCGGCTCAAGATGAAGGGCGGACTGTCCGGCTACCCCTCGCAGGGTGAGTCCGAGCACGACGTCATCGAGAATTCGCACGCCTCCACCGTGCTCGGCTGGGCCGACGGCCTCGCCAAGGCCAACGAGGTCCTGAAGAAGGACGACCACGTCGTCGCCGTCATCGGCGACGGCGCGCTCACCGGCGGTATGGCCTGGGAGGCGCTGAACAACATCGCCGCCGCCAAGGACCGTCCGCTGGTCATCGTCGTCAACGACAACGAGCGCTCGTACGCGCCGACCATCGGCGGCCTCGCCAACCACCTGGCCACCCTGCGCACCACCGACGGCTACGAGCGCTTCCTCGCCCGCGGCAAGGACCTCCTGGAGCGCACCCCCGTCGTCGGCAAGCCGCTGTACGGCACGCTGCACGGCGCCAAGAAGGGCCTCAAGGACTTCATCGCCCCGCAGGGCATGTTCGAGGACCTCGGCCTCAAGTACGTCGGCCCCATCGACGGCCACGACATCGAGGCGCTCGAGTCGGCCCTCGCCCGCGCCAAGCGCTTCGGCGGCCCCGTCATCGTGCACTGCCTCACCGAGAAGGGCCGCGGCTACCAGCCCGCCCTGGCGGACGAGGCGGACCGCTTCCACGCCGTGGGCAAGATCCACCCCGACACGGGTCTGCCCATCTCCAGCTCCGGCCTCGACTGGACCTCGGTGTTCGGCGAGGAGATGGTCAAGCTCGGCAAGGAGCGCGAGGACATCGTCGCCATCACGGCCGCGATGCTCCAGCCCGTGGGTCTCGACCGCTTCGCCAAGGCGTTCCCCGACCGGGTCTACGACGTCGGCATCGCCGAGCAGCACGGCGCCGTCTCCGCCGCGGGCCTGGCGACCGGCGGCCTGCACCCCGTCTTCGCCGTCTACGCCACCTTCCTCAACCGCGCCTTCGACCAGGTCCTGATGGACGTCGCCCTGCACAGGTGCGGTGTGACCTTCGTCCTGGACCGGGCCGGTGTCACCGGCACCGACGGCGCCTCGCACAACGGCATGTGGGACATGTCGATCCTTCAGGTCGTCCCCGGCCTGCGGATCGCCGCCCCTCGTGACGCCGACCAGGTCCGTGCCCAGCTGCGTGAGGCCGTCGAGGTCGACGACGCGCCGACCGTGGTCCGCTTCTCCAAGGGCGCGGTCGGGCCGGCCGTCAAGGCCGTGGGCAAGGCCGGCGGCATGGACGTGCTGCGCCGGCCGGAGGCCGACCGGCCCGACGTCCTGCTGGTCTCCGTCGGCGCCCTCGCCCCGATGTGCCTGGAGATCGCCGACCTGCTCGATGCCCAGGGCATCTCGACCACCGTCGTCGACCCCCGTTGGGTCAAGCCCGTCGACGAGGCGCTCGCACCGCTGGCGGAGCAGCACCGGGTCGTCGTCACCGTCGAGGACAACAGCAGGGTCGGCGGCGTCGGATCCGCCGTCGCCCAGGCCCTGCGCGACGCCGGTGTGGACGTGCCGCTGCGCGACTTCGGCATCCCGCCCCGCTTCCTCGACCACGCCTCCCGCAAGGAGGTCATGGCGGAGATCGGCCTGACCGCACCGGACATCGCCCGTCAGGTCACCGGTCTGGTCTCCAAGCTCGACGGCCGTATCGACAGCGAGGCGGTCGAGCCCGCCCGCGACTGA
- a CDS encoding sugar ABC transporter permease — protein MTTEKTPTSTGTKVVNPDAAHDALTAVDPRLLVREQGLKGYFSEFKRKVHAGDLGSIPVVIGLIVIAVIFQTMNSQFLSAENLSNIAVTMVATGMMAVGIIFVLLLGEIDLSVGSVSGVSGAIVAVLSVTHGMNEWLALVVALASGAAIGALHGFFFAKIGAPAFAVTLAGLLFWLGFMLQLLGENGTINLDGEGVVGQLTTYYFSDIAAAYALAAVAVAGFFLSSFFDNRRRAAAGVPSRPLSDIVMRTVILAVIAFAAAVMFNQYKGLPLALVLFLAVLVVTDFVLRRTAYGRKIFALGGSVEASRRAGINVTAVRVSVFALAGLFAAVGGLFWASKIAAANQSAGAGDLLMNVIAAAVIGGTSLFGGRGRTWNALLGVMVIVSIQYGLALEGIATPIQYMITGGVLLATVVIDSVTRRTQKTAGRA, from the coding sequence GTGACCACGGAAAAGACCCCCACGTCGACCGGCACGAAGGTGGTCAACCCGGACGCCGCGCATGACGCGCTGACCGCGGTCGACCCCCGTCTGCTGGTGCGCGAGCAGGGGCTCAAGGGCTACTTCTCCGAGTTCAAGCGCAAGGTGCACGCCGGCGACCTCGGGTCGATCCCGGTCGTCATCGGTCTGATCGTCATCGCGGTGATCTTCCAGACCATGAACTCGCAGTTCCTCTCGGCGGAGAACCTGAGCAACATCGCCGTCACGATGGTCGCCACCGGCATGATGGCCGTCGGCATCATCTTCGTGCTGCTGCTCGGTGAGATCGACCTGTCGGTCGGCTCCGTCAGCGGTGTCTCCGGTGCGATCGTCGCCGTGCTGAGCGTGACGCACGGGATGAACGAATGGCTGGCGCTGGTCGTCGCCCTGGCCAGCGGCGCCGCCATCGGCGCCCTGCACGGCTTCTTCTTCGCCAAGATCGGCGCCCCGGCGTTCGCCGTGACGCTGGCCGGCCTGCTGTTCTGGCTGGGCTTCATGCTGCAGCTGCTGGGTGAGAACGGCACGATCAACCTGGACGGCGAAGGCGTCGTCGGACAGCTGACCACGTACTACTTCTCCGACATCGCGGCCGCCTACGCGCTCGCCGCCGTCGCCGTGGCCGGCTTCTTCCTGTCGTCGTTCTTCGACAACCGCCGCCGCGCCGCGGCCGGCGTCCCGTCCCGGCCGCTGTCCGACATCGTGATGCGCACGGTGATCCTCGCGGTCATCGCGTTCGCCGCGGCCGTCATGTTCAACCAGTACAAGGGCCTGCCCCTGGCGCTGGTGCTGTTCCTGGCCGTCCTCGTGGTCACGGACTTCGTCCTCCGCCGTACGGCATACGGCCGGAAGATCTTCGCGCTCGGCGGCAGCGTCGAGGCCTCGCGCCGCGCCGGTATCAACGTCACCGCCGTGCGTGTCTCGGTCTTCGCGCTGGCCGGACTGTTCGCGGCCGTCGGCGGCCTGTTCTGGGCCTCCAAGATCGCGGCGGCCAACCAGAGCGCCGGCGCCGGCGACCTGCTGATGAACGTCATCGCCGCGGCCGTCATCGGCGGCACCAGCCTCTTCGGTGGCCGGGGCCGCACCTGGAACGCCCTGCTGGGCGTCATGGTCATCGTCTCGATCCAGTACGGACTCGCCCTGGAAGGCATCGCGACACCGATCCAGTACATGATCACCGGTGGTGTTCTGCTGGCGACGGTCGTGATCGACTCCGTCACGCGTAGGACGCAGAAGACCGCAGGTCGCGCCTAG
- a CDS encoding ATP-binding cassette domain-containing protein, with product MVHVSATPVLALRGVSKRFGAVQALTDVELEVHAGEVVALVGDNGAGKSTLVKTIAGVHPIDEGSIEWEGKQVSINRPHDAQNLGIATVYQDLALCDNIDVVGNLYLGRELQKRGVLDEVEMERRALELLKTLSIRIPSVRIPIASLSGGQRQTVAIARSMLGEPKLVILDEPTAALGVEQTAQVLDLVERLRERGHAVVLISHNMADVKAVADKVAVLRLGRNNGVFEVKSTSQEEIISAITGATDNAVTRRAARNAEVTK from the coding sequence ATGGTTCACGTGTCCGCTACGCCCGTGTTGGCGTTGCGCGGGGTCTCCAAGCGGTTCGGTGCCGTCCAGGCGCTCACCGACGTAGAGCTTGAGGTCCACGCCGGTGAGGTGGTCGCCCTGGTCGGCGACAACGGCGCCGGAAAGTCCACGCTGGTCAAGACGATCGCCGGTGTGCACCCCATCGATGAAGGCTCCATCGAGTGGGAGGGCAAGCAGGTCTCGATCAACCGGCCGCACGACGCCCAGAACCTCGGCATCGCGACCGTCTACCAGGACCTCGCGCTGTGCGACAACATCGACGTCGTCGGCAACCTCTACCTCGGCCGGGAGCTGCAGAAGCGCGGCGTGCTCGACGAGGTCGAGATGGAGCGACGCGCCCTCGAACTGCTGAAGACGCTGTCGATCCGTATCCCCAGCGTCCGTATCCCGATCGCCTCGCTCTCCGGCGGTCAGCGCCAGACCGTGGCCATCGCCCGTTCGATGCTCGGCGAGCCCAAGCTCGTCATCCTCGACGAGCCCACCGCCGCTCTCGGTGTCGAGCAGACCGCACAGGTGCTCGACCTCGTGGAGCGGCTGCGGGAGCGCGGCCACGCCGTCGTCCTCATCAGCCACAACATGGCCGACGTCAAGGCCGTCGCCGACAAGGTCGCCGTGCTCCGGCTGGGCAGGAACAACGGTGTCTTCGAGGTCAAGTCGACCTCGCAGGAAGAGATCATCTCCGCCATCACCGGTGCCACGGACAACGCCGTGACCCGCCGTGCGGCGCGCAACGCGGAGGTTACGAAGTGA
- a CDS encoding substrate-binding domain-containing protein, with product MNAHLRRAAVAVAASAMAVSLAACGQAGDSGDSAEESRAKKGDDITIGLLLPENQTARYEKFDKPLIEKKISELTDGKAKVVYANAKQDATLQTQQVDTMITNKVDALIVDAVDSKAIAGGVKKAKEAGIPVVAFDRLAEGPIDAYTSFDNEEVGRVQGKALLEALGDKAKDGQIVMMNGSVTDPNAALFKKGAHAELDGKVNVGKEYDTKEWKPENANANMEAAISSLGKDKIIGVYSANDGMAGGIITALKSGGFTKLPPVTGQDAELAGVQRIVAGEQFMSVYKPYAPEASAAAEMAVALAKGESLDSIAKEKVDSPSQKGIPSVLVPVVSLTKDNIKDTVVKDGVYTVNEICTPKFKAACDQLGLK from the coding sequence GTGAACGCACATCTGCGTCGTGCCGCCGTTGCTGTCGCCGCCTCTGCGATGGCCGTATCGCTTGCCGCCTGTGGCCAGGCTGGAGACTCGGGCGACAGCGCCGAAGAGTCGCGCGCCAAGAAGGGCGACGACATCACGATCGGCCTGCTCCTTCCGGAGAACCAGACCGCTCGCTACGAGAAGTTCGACAAGCCGCTCATCGAGAAGAAGATCAGCGAGCTGACGGACGGCAAGGCGAAGGTCGTCTACGCCAACGCCAAGCAGGACGCCACACTGCAGACGCAGCAGGTGGACACCATGATCACCAACAAGGTCGACGCGCTCATCGTGGACGCGGTGGACTCCAAGGCCATCGCCGGCGGTGTGAAGAAGGCCAAGGAAGCCGGTATCCCCGTCGTCGCGTTCGACCGTCTCGCCGAGGGCCCGATCGACGCCTACACCTCCTTCGACAACGAAGAGGTCGGCCGGGTGCAGGGCAAGGCGCTGCTGGAGGCCCTGGGCGACAAGGCCAAGGACGGCCAGATCGTCATGATGAACGGCTCGGTCACCGACCCGAACGCCGCGCTGTTCAAGAAGGGCGCCCATGCCGAGCTCGACGGCAAGGTGAACGTCGGCAAGGAGTACGACACCAAGGAGTGGAAGCCGGAGAACGCCAACGCCAACATGGAGGCCGCGATCTCGTCCCTCGGCAAGGACAAGATCATCGGCGTCTACTCCGCGAACGACGGCATGGCGGGCGGCATCATCACCGCCCTCAAGTCGGGCGGCTTCACCAAGCTCCCGCCGGTCACCGGTCAGGACGCCGAGCTTGCCGGTGTCCAGCGCATCGTCGCCGGTGAGCAGTTCATGAGCGTCTACAAGCCGTACGCGCCGGAGGCCTCCGCCGCCGCCGAGATGGCCGTGGCGCTCGCCAAGGGCGAGTCGCTCGACTCGATCGCCAAGGAGAAGGTCGACAGCCCCTCCCAGAAGGGCATCCCGTCGGTCCTCGTCCCGGTCGTCTCGCTGACCAAGGACAACATCAAGGACACCGTCGTCAAGGACGGCGTCTACACGGTGAACGAGATCTGCACCCCGAAGTTCAAGGCCGCGTGTGACCAGCTCGGCCTGAAGTAA
- a CDS encoding ROK family transcriptional regulator, whose protein sequence is METPGSQTSLHRANLERVVRAVRMAGSLTQAEIARSTGLSAATVSNIVRELKDGGTVEVTPTSAGGRRARSVSLSGDAGIVIGVDFGHTHLRVAIGNLAHQVLAEEAEPLDVDASSAEGFDRAEALVNRLVEATGIGLGKVIGVGLGVPGPIDVESGTLGSTAILPGWTGINPSEELSARLGVPVYVDNDANLGALGEMVWGSGRGAKDLAYIKVASGVGAGLVIDGQIYRGPGGTAGEIGHITLDESGPVCRCGNRGCLETFTAARYVLPLLQSSHGAELTMERVVQLAREGDPGCRRVVADVGRHIGSGVANLCNLLNPSRVVLGGDLAEAGELVLGPIRESVSRYAIPSAARQLSVAPGALGGRAEVLGALALVLSEMGDSTLLDSALPVGAPAFT, encoded by the coding sequence ATGGAGACTCCGGGATCGCAGACGTCTCTGCACCGGGCCAATCTCGAGCGTGTCGTGCGTGCCGTACGCATGGCGGGTTCGCTGACGCAGGCGGAGATCGCGAGGAGCACCGGCCTCTCCGCGGCCACCGTCTCCAACATCGTCCGTGAGCTCAAGGACGGCGGCACGGTAGAGGTGACGCCGACCTCGGCCGGCGGCCGCAGGGCCCGCAGCGTCTCCCTCAGCGGCGACGCCGGCATCGTGATCGGCGTGGACTTCGGCCATACGCATCTGCGCGTGGCGATCGGCAACCTCGCTCATCAGGTGCTGGCGGAGGAGGCGGAGCCGCTCGATGTGGACGCGTCGTCCGCGGAGGGCTTCGACCGGGCGGAGGCGCTGGTCAACCGGCTGGTGGAGGCCACCGGGATCGGTCTCGGCAAGGTGATCGGCGTGGGGCTCGGCGTGCCGGGCCCCATCGACGTGGAGTCGGGCACGCTGGGCTCGACGGCGATCCTGCCGGGCTGGACCGGCATCAATCCGAGTGAGGAGCTCTCGGCCCGGCTGGGCGTGCCCGTGTACGTCGACAACGACGCCAACCTGGGCGCCCTCGGCGAGATGGTGTGGGGCAGCGGCCGGGGTGCGAAGGACCTGGCGTACATCAAGGTGGCGAGCGGTGTCGGCGCGGGCCTGGTGATAGACGGCCAGATCTACCGGGGTCCGGGCGGTACCGCCGGCGAGATCGGGCACATCACGCTGGACGAGTCGGGCCCGGTGTGTCGTTGCGGCAACCGCGGGTGCCTGGAGACGTTCACGGCGGCCAGGTACGTGCTGCCGCTGCTCCAGTCGAGTCATGGGGCCGAACTGACCATGGAGCGCGTCGTGCAGCTGGCGCGGGAGGGCGATCCCGGCTGCCGTCGTGTGGTGGCGGACGTGGGCCGTCACATCGGCAGTGGTGTCGCCAACCTGTGCAACCTCCTCAATCCGAGCCGGGTGGTGCTCGGAGGGGATTTGGCGGAGGCTGGAGAGTTGGTACTGGGACCCATCCGTGAGTCCGTCTCCCGTTACGCCATTCCCAGTGCGGCGAGGCAGCTTTCGGTGGCTCCCGGTGCTCTGGGCGGGCGTGCGGAAGTGCTCGGCGCGCTGGCCCTCGTGCTCAGCGAAATGGGTGATTCGACCCTTCTGGACAGTGCGTTGCCGGTCGGCGCACCCGCCTTCACTTAG